The Planctellipticum variicoloris DNA window CCCCCAGGCGGTCGGCATCGGGATCGGTGGCCAGAATCACATCGGCGGCATTCTCGCGGGCGAACGGGAGAATCGGTTCAAAAACCGATGTCAGCTCGGGGTTGGGGAGGTGCTTCGGAACGTTGGGGAAGCCGCCGTCCTGAGCCCAGTGTGGTTCGAACTGGAGGACCTGCGGGAAGCCGGCTCGAACGAGAACTGGGTACGCGGACGTCGAACCGACTCCGTGCAGCGGGGAGAAGACGATGGTGACGTCCCGCTCGGTCGTCAGACTGAGCGCCGCGACGGTCTGGAGGTAGTCTTCGTCGAGCGCTGCGCCGACGACCACGATCCGTCCGTCGCGCACGGCCTCCTCAAAGGGGACGCGCGGGATCTCGCGCGTCGCGTTGACGCACTCGATGATTCCTTTGTCATGCGGCGCCAGGACCTGGCCGCCGTTGGACCAATAAGCTTTAAACCCGTTGTCTGACGGGGGATTGTGCGATGCGGAGATCATGAGGCCGCAGTCGCACTGCAGCTTGCGGACTGCGAAGGAGAGTTCCGGGGTGGCGCGAGCGCCGTCGAAGAAGAAGACCTGGAAGCCGTGGGCGGCGAGAACTTCGGCAGTCAGACGGGCGAATTCCGGCGAGCGATGGCGTGTGTCGTGGGCGATCACCGCTTTACGGTCGTCGGCGCCGCAGACCTGCTGGACGTAGGCGGCCAGGCCGTTGGCTGACTCGCCGATGGTGCGGGCGTTGATGGTGGCGGAACCGAACTCGCTCATGCCGCCGCGACGTCCGCCGGTCCCGAAGGGAATGCGTTCCCAGAACAGGGAGTCCAGTTGCGTGAAATCTGCTGCGGCGACGAGCTGGAGGAGCTGCGGCTGATACTGGCCATACTGCGGCTCGGCGAGCCAGATCCGGAGATTTTCGGCAGCCGGCGCTGTCAATCGGCCCGACTCGACGGCCGATGCGATCAGGGGGAGAGCTTCGGCGACCGTCAGAGCAACCGGCGACATACGGCGATTCCCAGAGTTCGAGGAGATGCTCCGGCGGCGATCCGCGGCCGGGAGAACCGGACGGAATTGTGACCGGCGGAGGGCCGTCGTTCCACTCAGGATGGCGATCTTGACCGGGCGCGGGCAAGCCGCGGGCAGGATGGCGCGGCAGAGGGGCGCCGAGCCGGTGCGGCTGGAGGAATTCTGCGGCTTATAGGGTTGAAATCGCAGTGCGTTGTTGCGAACCGGTCGGGCAGGCGGCTATACACACATCCGAAATACTCGATTTGACTGCTGTTGAGGAACAGGCCGCCATGACGTTGCGCCCGGAGGAAGATTTCAACACGCTGCCGCCTTCCCAGGATCCGGAACCGGACGAAGGGCAGCGTTTGCCGCCGCGGCGGGCATGGGATGTCCTGCGAAATCTCGGTCCGGGGCTGATCATTGCGGGGAGCATCGTCGGTTCCGGCGAGCTGATTGCGACGACGAAGACCGGCGCTCAGGCGGGGATCGCGCTGCTGTGGCTGATCATCATCGGCTGCGTGATCAAGGTCTTTGTGCAGATCGAGCTGGGTCGGTTTACGATCAGCAAGGGGGAATCGACGCTGGCGGCGATGGACCAGGTCCCCGGACCGCGGCTGGTCGTGAACTGGCTGGTCTGGTACTGGCTGGCGATGATGATCGCCAGCATGGGGCAGCTTGGAGGGATCGCCGGGGGCGTGGGGCAGGCGCTGGCGATCTCGTACCCGATCACGGGGGACTATGCGGCCGCGATCCGGACCCCTTCGAACAGCGAGCTGAAGCGGTTCGTGCGGTGGGACGACGACGCGAAGAACGGCGGAGTGGAACTGGCGAAGCTGTCGCCTGCGGAGCAGAAGCGCATCCAGCGGGGTCACGCGATCGTCGGCCAGGCGATCGCGGATCTGGGGGAGGAGGGAGAGGTTCTGCTGGAGCGTGTCCGGAAGCAGGAGAAGATTGAAGATCCGGTCACCAGCGACGATCGGATTTACGCCGCGATGATCGCGGTCGCGACGGCGTTCATGCTCTACTGGGGACGCTACAACCTGATCCAGAATCTCTCGACGGTGCTGGTGGTGGCGTTCACGTTCATCACGCTGGGGAACGTGGTTGCGCTGCAGATGACGCGGGAGTTTTCGATCTCGCTGCAGGATTTCTGGCATGGCTTGTCGTTCAGCCTGCCGTCTCGGGAGTCGGGGATCGATCCGGTGGTGACCGCGCTGGCGACGTTCGGGATCATCGGCGTCGGGGCGACGGAGCTGATTGCGTATCCGTACTGGTGTCTGGAGAAGGGGTATGCCCGCTATGCCGGGCGCGACGACGGCAGCGAGGCGTGGCTGCAGCGGGCGCGGGGTTGGATCCGGGTGATGCATGTGGATGCCTTTGCGTCGCTTATCGTCTACACGGTGGCGACGCTGGCGTTCTTTCTGATGGGCGTCGCCGTGCTCTTCAACGAGGGGCGCGATCCGGACGGGATGCGGATGGTGAGCACGCTGGCGACGGCGTACGTGCCGATCTTCGGGGAATATGCACGGTGGCTGTTCTTGGGCGGGGCGTTCGCGGTGCTGTATTCGACGTTTCTGGTGGCGAATGCGGGGCATGCGCGGACTGTGGTCGACGCGCTGAAGCTGACGGGCGTGATCGACCGGCACAGCGAGGATGTGCATCGTCGGGCGCTCAACTGGGTCAGCTTTGCCTTCCCGCTGGTCTGTCTGCTGATGCTGCTCGGGCTGGGGGAGAACCCGGTCAAGCTGATACTCTGGTCGGGCGTGATGCAGGCGGTGATGTTGCCGATGCTGGCCGGGGCGGCGCTGTATTTCCGCTACACGAAGACTGATCGGCGACTGCGGGGGCCGTGGTGGTGG harbors:
- a CDS encoding phospho-sugar mutase; amino-acid sequence: MSPVALTVAEALPLIASAVESGRLTAPAAENLRIWLAEPQYGQYQPQLLQLVAAADFTQLDSLFWERIPFGTGGRRGGMSEFGSATINARTIGESANGLAAYVQQVCGADDRKAVIAHDTRHRSPEFARLTAEVLAAHGFQVFFFDGARATPELSFAVRKLQCDCGLMISASHNPPSDNGFKAYWSNGGQVLAPHDKGIIECVNATREIPRVPFEEAVRDGRIVVVGAALDEDYLQTVAALSLTTERDVTIVFSPLHGVGSTSAYPVLVRAGFPQVLQFEPHWAQDGGFPNVPKHLPNPELTSVFEPILPFARENAADVILATDPDADRLGVAARTPTGEYLPLTGNQVGALIIDYLCRKRAAQGTLTPSHYVVETLVTSGLIARIADSRGLRVIRDLLVGFKYIGETIDREGAADFVFGAEESLGYLAGDYARDKDASIAALYVAELAAELKAEGRSLLDQLDAIYIRYGYFLETQRSKTCVGSQGNEQIRRIMQEFRIRPPAALGGLTLSGVLDYKQHEIRSLPANVKTQELPAPSGDLLFVEATSPDGTLRVALRPSGTEPKIKFYFFAEMSPSLTLDAAKSRAREQLAGMADGLETWMTAVLQSPSH
- a CDS encoding Nramp family divalent metal transporter, with the translated sequence MTLRPEEDFNTLPPSQDPEPDEGQRLPPRRAWDVLRNLGPGLIIAGSIVGSGELIATTKTGAQAGIALLWLIIIGCVIKVFVQIELGRFTISKGESTLAAMDQVPGPRLVVNWLVWYWLAMMIASMGQLGGIAGGVGQALAISYPITGDYAAAIRTPSNSELKRFVRWDDDAKNGGVELAKLSPAEQKRIQRGHAIVGQAIADLGEEGEVLLERVRKQEKIEDPVTSDDRIYAAMIAVATAFMLYWGRYNLIQNLSTVLVVAFTFITLGNVVALQMTREFSISLQDFWHGLSFSLPSRESGIDPVVTALATFGIIGVGATELIAYPYWCLEKGYARYAGRDDGSEAWLQRARGWIRVMHVDAFASLIVYTVATLAFFLMGVAVLFNEGRDPDGMRMVSTLATAYVPIFGEYARWLFLGGAFAVLYSTFLVANAGHARTVVDALKLTGVIDRHSEDVHRRALNWVSFAFPLVCLLMLLGLGENPVKLILWSGVMQAVMLPMLAGAALYFRYTKTDRRLRGPWWWDVLLIISSLGMLLAGGWLIYSKVA